The Candidatus Obscuribacterales bacterium genome has a window encoding:
- a CDS encoding response regulator transcription factor, with product MDPIRVALVEDHALTRMGLRATLEQYDTIAVVGDAKDGRTGLQMLQRTQPDVALIDIGLPDLDGIELTRQFQLAQSDIDAPPVKIVILTMHDEEDAVLAAFGAGADSYCMKDVQVEQLVEAIQATFSGQAWIDPAIANIILRNMRQSYTSIDNPPAGISITASEPEYQTIIDTFPLTHRELEILELIVAGGSNANIAKALDVTVGTIKTHVRHILSKLCADDRTQAAVRALRSGLVC from the coding sequence ATGGACCCTATCCGCGTTGCCTTAGTTGAAGATCATGCATTGACTCGAATGGGTCTCAGAGCCACCCTAGAGCAATATGACACCATCGCTGTGGTGGGAGATGCCAAAGATGGTAGAACTGGCCTGCAGATGTTGCAGCGAACCCAGCCCGATGTGGCGCTGATCGACATCGGGCTACCGGATCTCGACGGTATTGAACTGACCCGTCAGTTTCAGCTTGCCCAATCGGACATAGATGCTCCTCCCGTCAAAATTGTCATCCTCACGATGCATGATGAGGAGGATGCGGTGTTAGCTGCCTTTGGTGCCGGTGCAGACTCGTATTGCATGAAAGATGTGCAAGTCGAGCAGTTGGTGGAAGCCATTCAGGCAACCTTTTCAGGACAAGCTTGGATTGATCCAGCGATCGCCAATATTATTCTACGCAACATGCGTCAGTCCTACACATCCATAGACAATCCCCCTGCAGGGATATCAATTACGGCATCGGAGCCAGAGTATCAAACAATTATTGATACCTTTCCATTAACCCATCGCGAGCTAGAGATTTTAGAACTGATTGTGGCTGGTGGTAGTAATGCCAACATTGCCAAAGCCTTAGACGTAACGGTTGGAACCATCAAAACCCATGTGCGTCATATTCTCAGCAAACTTTGTGCCGACGATCGCACCCAGGCTGCAGTACGGGCACTGCGCTCAGGGTTAGTCTGTTAG
- a CDS encoding PQQ-dependent sugar dehydrogenase: MFLKPTPSLRRYAASIAALALMGCSTPDLSAQSDDRLGTTTEQGDDAAEIIEAGDEAGAEVAIADPVSVQPVTVLDNLEHPWGMVWLPDGTMLVTERPGRLRIIRDGNLDPTPIPGLPNLLVEGQAGLLDIAIHPNFEDNRWVYFTYSSGDRNANQTRVGRAEFDGTALRNWTVVFEVGRAKPDTQHFGSRMVWLPDNTLLVSIGDGGNPPVRLDGELIRSQAQNLNSRLGKIVRIHDDGSIPADNPFVGDQAADAAVWSYGHRNIQGMDRDPVTGQIWVTEHGARGGDELNWVRAGENYGWPLVTHSREYTGGEISSERSRPGMVDPSLVWTPAKAPSGLLIYRGDRIPQWQGHLFAGGLRSQEVLRIQVDSAGNVVDQEAIAIGQRVRDVRQGPDGLIYVLTDDPNGRLVRLEPNAG; encoded by the coding sequence ATGTTCCTGAAACCTACCCCATCCCTTAGACGATACGCGGCCAGCATCGCTGCGCTTGCCCTCATGGGCTGTAGCACCCCCGATCTATCAGCCCAATCAGACGATCGCCTAGGGACGACGACAGAGCAAGGCGATGATGCGGCTGAGATCATAGAGGCAGGAGACGAGGCAGGAGCAGAGGTGGCGATCGCAGATCCCGTATCGGTGCAGCCGGTAACCGTCCTAGATAATCTGGAGCATCCTTGGGGCATGGTCTGGCTGCCAGACGGCACGATGTTAGTGACAGAGCGTCCTGGCCGTTTGCGAATCATTCGAGATGGAAACCTCGATCCCACACCGATTCCTGGCCTGCCCAATCTGCTCGTCGAAGGGCAAGCGGGGCTGTTAGATATTGCTATTCACCCCAATTTTGAAGACAACCGCTGGGTTTACTTTACCTACTCCAGCGGCGATCGCAACGCCAACCAAACCCGAGTGGGCCGGGCAGAATTCGATGGTACCGCCCTGAGAAATTGGACCGTGGTCTTTGAGGTAGGCCGCGCCAAGCCAGATACCCAGCACTTTGGTTCACGGATGGTCTGGCTGCCAGATAATACACTGCTGGTGTCGATTGGTGATGGTGGCAACCCGCCAGTACGGCTGGATGGCGAGTTAATTCGCAGCCAAGCACAGAATTTGAACAGCCGTCTGGGTAAGATTGTGCGCATTCATGACGATGGCTCGATTCCAGCAGACAATCCCTTTGTCGGTGATCAGGCTGCCGATGCAGCGGTGTGGAGCTATGGTCATCGCAATATTCAGGGCATGGACAGAGATCCGGTCACCGGTCAAATTTGGGTAACAGAGCATGGAGCCCGAGGGGGCGATGAGCTTAACTGGGTGCGGGCGGGCGAAAACTATGGATGGCCCTTAGTGACCCACAGTAGGGAATATACTGGCGGTGAAATCTCATCGGAGCGATCGCGGCCGGGTATGGTAGATCCCAGCCTAGTCTGGACGCCAGCCAAGGCCCCATCTGGTCTACTCATCTACCGAGGCGATCGCATTCCCCAGTGGCAAGGACATTTATTTGCTGGGGGTCTTCGCTCCCAAGAGGTGCTGCGTATTCAAGTCGATAGCGCCGGCAATGTGGTAGACCAAGAAGCGATCGCTATTGGGCAACGGGTGCGGGATGTGCGACAAGGCCCAGATGGTCTCATCTATGTGCTCACCGATGATCCGAACGGTCGCTTGGTTCGCCTTGAACCTAATGCTGGCTGA